A portion of the Musa acuminata AAA Group cultivar baxijiao chromosome BXJ1-1, Cavendish_Baxijiao_AAA, whole genome shotgun sequence genome contains these proteins:
- the LOC135679235 gene encoding probable CCR4-associated factor 1 homolog 11, which translates to MAINVGKANLVEQLELILSLRGSYPIVAIDTEFPGFIRDTPRSATEEERYNDVKHNVDNMHLIQLGVALFDEGGNTPWPGCCWQFNFSDFDPDVDASSPDSIELLAQSGHDFQQYRRHGIDARRCAYLVCVKLFCQPYSSKYVTFHGLYDVAFVIKMITRAPLPNTLNEFADLVRTIFGQIYDLKYISRFCGGLRRGEIGLVVLSRLLNFEPVGIRHQAAYDSLLIGALFNKMKQRRHNIEDDRSASVLYGIENRCVENRRTRRIDRRGWPYARRQQHRLAAMGLAV; encoded by the coding sequence ATGGCCATCAACGTGGGGAAGGCAAACCTTGTGGAGCAATTGGAGCTCATCCTCAGTCTCCGTGGCTCCTACCCGATAGTGGCAATCGATACGGAGTTCCCTGGGTTCATTCGCGACACCCCTCGCAGTGCCACCGAAGAAGAAAGATACAATGACGTGAAGCACAACGTGGATAACATGCACCTGATCCAGCTGGGCGTCGCCTTGTTCGACGAAGGCGGCAACACCCCATGGCCGGGGTGCTGTTGGCAGTTCAATTTTTCGGATTTCGATCCCGATGTGGATGCTTCCTCTCCCGACTCCATCGAGTTGTTGGCACAGAGCGGGCACGACTTCCAGCAATACCGACGACACGGCATCGACGCGCGGCGGTGCGCCTATCTGGTATGCGTGAAGCTCTTCTGCCAACCCTACAGCTCCAAGTATGTTACGTTTCATGGACTCTACGACGTGGCATTTGTGATAAAGATGATCACCCGAGCCCCACTGCCCAACACTTTGAACGAGTTCGCTGATTTGGTGAGGACCATCTTCGGCCAGATTTATGATCTCAAATATATATCTCGATTTTGTGGAGGACTGCGTCGGGGAGAGATTGGTTTGGTGGTACTATCAAGGTTATTGAACTTTGAACCCGTAGGGATCCGTCACCAAGCAGCATATGACAGTCTACTAATTGGGGCACTCTTCAACAAAATGAAGCAACGAAGGCATAACATAGAGGACGACAGATCTGCATCGGTCCTCTATGGTATAGAGAATAGATGCGTCGAGAACAGGAGGACTCGAAGGATTGACCGCAGAGGTTGGCCTTACGCAAGACGGCAGCAACACCGCTTGGCTGCGATGGGGTTGGCGGTTTAA